Proteins from a genomic interval of Mycobacterium conspicuum:
- a CDS encoding zinc ribbon domain-containing protein codes for MKAEVAQQRSLLELSKLDAELSRIAHRSTHLPQREAFERIKGEHGAASDRVATVRIALEDLDAQVSRFESEIEAVRQREDRDRSLLRSGATDAKQLSDLQHELDTLVRRQTSLEDSLLEVMERREELEAQLAIESGAIEALQDELTAAQQALDEALAEIEHSRELHSSQREVLCATIDPALAALYERQRAGGGPGAGPLEGHRCGACRIEIGRGELARISAAADDEVVRCPECGAILLRVKAFEQ; via the coding sequence GTGAAAGCCGAAGTGGCACAGCAACGTTCGTTGCTTGAGCTGTCGAAGTTGGATGCCGAGCTGTCGCGGATCGCGCACCGGTCCACCCATCTGCCGCAGCGGGAGGCCTTCGAGCGGATCAAGGGCGAACACGGCGCCGCCAGTGACCGGGTGGCCACGGTTCGAATCGCGTTGGAGGACTTGGACGCCCAGGTGTCGCGCTTCGAGTCCGAGATCGAGGCGGTGCGCCAGCGCGAGGATCGCGACCGCTCGTTGCTCCGGTCGGGTGCGACGGACGCCAAGCAACTGTCGGATCTGCAGCACGAGCTGGACACGTTGGTGCGCCGCCAAACCAGCCTGGAGGACTCCCTGCTGGAGGTGATGGAACGCCGCGAGGAGCTGGAGGCGCAGCTGGCCATCGAGTCCGGGGCGATCGAGGCGCTGCAGGACGAGCTCACCGCTGCGCAGCAGGCGCTCGACGAAGCGCTTGCCGAAATCGAGCACAGCCGCGAGCTGCATTCGTCGCAGCGTGAAGTGCTCTGCGCGACAATCGATCCCGCCCTGGCGGCCCTCTACGAGCGGCAGCGTGCCGGGGGCGGGCCGGGTGCCGGGCCGTTGGAAGGGCATCGGTGCGGCGCCTGCCGGATCGAGATCGGTCGCGGCGAACTGGCCCGCATCTCGGCCGCCGCCGACGACGAGGTGGTGCGCTGTCCGGAGTGCGGCGCGATCCTGTTGCGGGTTAAGGCTTTCGAACAGTGA
- a CDS encoding Nif3-like dinuclear metal center hexameric protein, producing the protein MSVRLADVIEVLDEAYPPRLAQSWDSVGLVCGDPADALESVTVAVDATAAVVDEVPDNGLLLAHHPLLLRGVDTVAASTPKGALVHRLIRTGRSLFTAHTNADSAAPGVSDALADALGLTVDAVLEPLAGGKDLDKWVVYVPPENAEAVRAAMFEAGAGHIGDYSHCSWSVTGIGQFLPHDGASPTIGRVGTVERVPEDRVEVIAPARARAAVLAAMRAAHPYEEPAFDIFALVSPPSDAGLGRIGTLGHPEPLSAFVSRVTAALPPTSWGVRAAGDPDLPVSRVAVCGGAGDSLLGVAAAADVQAYVTADLRHHPADEHCRASKVALVDVAHWASEFPWCEQAAGVLRGRFGTELPVRVSTLRTDPWTMGRNQ; encoded by the coding sequence GTGAGTGTGCGGTTGGCCGACGTCATCGAGGTGCTGGATGAGGCCTATCCGCCGCGGTTGGCCCAGTCGTGGGATTCGGTCGGCCTGGTGTGCGGGGACCCCGCCGATGCGCTCGAATCGGTGACCGTCGCGGTCGACGCGACGGCGGCGGTCGTCGACGAAGTTCCCGACAATGGCCTGCTGCTGGCGCACCATCCGTTGTTGCTGCGCGGCGTCGACACCGTCGCGGCCAGCACACCGAAAGGCGCGTTGGTGCACCGCCTGATCCGGACCGGGCGGTCACTGTTCACCGCGCACACCAACGCCGACTCCGCCGCGCCCGGGGTTTCCGACGCGTTGGCCGACGCGCTCGGCCTCACCGTCGACGCCGTGCTCGAGCCGCTGGCGGGCGGGAAGGACCTGGACAAGTGGGTCGTCTACGTCCCACCCGAGAACGCGGAAGCGGTGCGGGCGGCGATGTTTGAGGCCGGCGCGGGTCACATCGGCGACTACTCGCACTGCAGCTGGAGCGTCACCGGGATCGGACAGTTCCTGCCGCACGACGGCGCATCGCCGACGATCGGCCGTGTCGGAACCGTCGAGCGGGTGCCCGAAGACCGGGTCGAGGTCATCGCGCCCGCGCGAGCACGGGCTGCGGTGCTGGCCGCGATGCGCGCCGCCCACCCGTATGAGGAGCCGGCATTCGACATCTTCGCGCTCGTGTCACCGCCCAGCGACGCCGGGCTGGGCCGCATCGGCACGCTGGGTCACCCCGAACCGCTGTCCGCCTTCGTGTCCCGGGTCACGGCCGCGCTGCCACCGACGTCGTGGGGAGTGCGCGCGGCCGGGGATCCCGACCTGCCGGTGTCGAGGGTGGCGGTGTGCGGCGGCGCCGGGGACTCGCTGCTGGGCGTCGCCGCCGCCGCCGATGTGCAGGCCTACGTCACCGCCGATCTGCGCCACCACCCCGCCGACGAACACTGCCGGGCATCGAAGGTGGCCCTGGTCGACGTCGCGCACTGGGCCAGCGAATTCCCTTGGTGCGAGCAAGCGGCCGGCGTGCTGCGGGGACGTTTCGGGACGGAGCTGCCAGTGCGTGTGAGTACGTTGCGCACCGACCCTTGGACGATGGGGAGAAATCAGTAG
- the cobC gene encoding Rv2231c family pyridoxal phosphate-dependent protein CobC: protein MASLGYHGDQAVMPGMLDFAVNVRHRQPPDWLVQRLSARLPDLASYPSLDDVHRAQDAVAARHGRARHEVLALAGAAEGFALLPNLRPKLAAVIAPSFTEPVAALTAAGLPVRHVVLAPPFKLDGAAVPDEADLVVVGNPTNPTSVLHTREELLALRRPGRILVIDEAFADSVPGESESLAGVSPPDVLVLRSLTKTWSLAGLRVGYALGSPELLARLTTRRAHWPLGTLQLTAIAACCAPAAVADAAADATRLVALRAQMTAGLQTVGAAVVDGRAPFVLFSLPGADTIRKSLQDKGIAVRRCDTFVGLDERYLRAAVRPEWPLLVEAIGRERR from the coding sequence ATGGCGAGCTTGGGCTATCACGGCGATCAGGCCGTCATGCCCGGCATGCTCGACTTCGCGGTCAACGTCCGACACCGCCAGCCGCCGGACTGGCTGGTGCAGCGGCTGAGCGCGCGGCTGCCGGATCTGGCGTCCTACCCGAGCCTCGACGACGTGCACCGGGCCCAGGACGCGGTCGCCGCACGGCACGGCCGGGCCCGCCACGAGGTGCTGGCGCTGGCCGGGGCGGCGGAAGGGTTCGCGCTGCTGCCCAACCTGCGTCCGAAGCTCGCCGCGGTCATCGCGCCGTCGTTCACCGAGCCCGTTGCCGCGCTCACCGCCGCCGGTCTGCCGGTGCGCCACGTCGTGCTCGCGCCGCCGTTCAAACTGGACGGCGCGGCGGTGCCCGACGAGGCGGACCTCGTCGTGGTGGGCAACCCCACCAACCCGACCTCCGTGCTGCACACCCGCGAGGAGCTGCTCGCGTTGCGCCGGCCGGGCCGGATTCTGGTGATCGACGAGGCCTTCGCCGATTCGGTACCCGGAGAGTCCGAGTCGCTGGCCGGGGTATCACCGCCCGACGTGCTGGTGTTGCGCAGCCTCACCAAAACCTGGTCGTTGGCCGGACTGCGGGTGGGCTACGCCCTGGGTTCGCCGGAGTTACTGGCGCGGTTGACCACTCGCCGGGCGCACTGGCCGCTGGGCACGTTGCAATTGACGGCCATCGCGGCCTGCTGCGCGCCGGCAGCCGTAGCCGACGCGGCCGCCGACGCGACGCGGCTGGTCGCGTTGCGCGCCCAGATGACGGCCGGTCTGCAAACCGTGGGCGCCGCCGTGGTCGACGGCCGGGCGCCGTTCGTGTTGTTCAGCCTGCCCGGTGCCGACACCATACGAAAGAGCTTGCAGGACAAGGGGATCGCGGTTCGTCGCTGCGACACGTTCGTCGGGCTGGACGAGCGGTATCTGCGGGCCGCGGTGCGCCCGGAGTGGCCGTTGCTGGTCGAAGCCATTGGAAGGGAGCGCCGGTGA
- a CDS encoding HAD-IA family hydrolase, with product MIFDLDGTLTDSAEGIVASFLHALSHVGAPVPAGDLAAQIVGPPMDDTFRAMELGEHADAAIAAFRAEYGTRGWAMNTLFDGIAPLLADLRAAGVRLAVATSKLEPTAQRILAHFGLEQHFEVIAGASPDGSRKTKIEVLAHALDQLQPLPERVLMVGDRSHDVDGAAHHGIDTVVVGWGYGRADFPEGFSMTGVTHAATVDELRKALGV from the coding sequence GTGATCTTCGACCTCGACGGCACCCTGACCGACTCCGCAGAGGGGATCGTCGCCAGCTTCCTGCACGCGCTCAGCCACGTCGGCGCCCCGGTACCCGCCGGCGACCTGGCCGCCCAGATCGTCGGCCCGCCGATGGATGACACTTTTCGCGCGATGGAGCTCGGCGAGCACGCCGACGCGGCGATCGCGGCATTCCGGGCCGAGTACGGCACCCGCGGCTGGGCGATGAACACCTTGTTCGACGGGATCGCGCCGCTGCTGGCCGATCTGCGCGCGGCCGGGGTCCGGCTGGCCGTGGCCACCTCCAAATTGGAACCGACGGCGCAGCGCATCCTGGCCCATTTCGGGCTCGAGCAGCATTTCGAGGTCATCGCCGGCGCCAGCCCGGACGGTTCGCGCAAAACCAAGATCGAGGTGCTGGCGCACGCGCTGGACCAGCTGCAGCCATTGCCCGAGCGGGTGCTGATGGTCGGTGACCGCAGCCACGACGTCGACGGTGCCGCCCACCATGGCATCGACACCGTGGTGGTCGGTTGGGGTTATGGACGGGCCGATTTCCCCGAGGGGTTTTCCATGACCGGCGTGACGCACGCCGCGACCGTCGACGAGCTGCGAAAGGCTTTGGGTGTCTGA
- a CDS encoding low molecular weight protein-tyrosine-phosphatase produces the protein MSEPLHVTFVCTGNICRSPMAEKMFADQIRRRGLGDAVRVTSAGTGDWHVGSGADVRAARVLHAHGYPTEHRARQVDDDHLSADLLVALGRNHVRLLRQLGVDDDRIRMLRSFDPRSGAYALDVEDPYYGDHDDFEEVFTVIEAALPGLHDWVDEQLAENGRG, from the coding sequence GTGTCTGAACCGCTGCACGTGACGTTCGTCTGCACCGGCAACATCTGCCGCTCGCCGATGGCCGAGAAGATGTTCGCCGACCAGATCCGGCGCCGCGGCCTCGGCGACGCGGTGCGGGTGACTAGTGCGGGCACCGGCGACTGGCACGTGGGCAGCGGCGCCGACGTCCGCGCCGCCCGGGTGCTGCATGCCCACGGCTACCCGACCGAGCACCGCGCCCGACAGGTCGACGACGATCACCTGTCCGCTGATCTGCTGGTGGCCTTGGGGCGCAACCACGTTCGGCTGCTGCGCCAGCTGGGGGTCGATGACGACCGCATTCGGATGTTGCGGTCGTTCGATCCCCGCTCGGGCGCTTATGCCCTCGACGTCGAGGACCCCTACTACGGTGACCACGATGACTTCGAAGAAGTTTTCACCGTCATCGAGGCCGCGTTGCCCGGCCTGCACGACTGGGTCGACGAACAGCTCGCGGAGAATGGCCGGGGCTGA
- a CDS encoding SURF1 family cytochrome oxidase biogenesis protein, producing the protein MRRLSFLLRPGWIALALVVIAFTYLCFMVLAPWQLGKNSRTSRENHQIERSLNTDPVPVKTLLPQQDSSAPGAQWRRVTATGHFLADVQVLARLRVVEGEQALEVLAPFVVDDGPTVLVDRGYVRPEPGAHVPPIPRPPDGAVTITARLRDSEPMGKDPITRDGFQQVNSINTEQLSVLMKVPLAGSYLQLVENQPGGLGVIGIPHLDAGPFLSYGIQWITFGILAPIGLGYFVYSEFRVRRQQKPAPATEAPMSVEEKLADRYGRRR; encoded by the coding sequence ATGCGCCGTCTGTCGTTCCTGTTGCGGCCGGGCTGGATCGCGCTGGCGCTGGTGGTGATCGCGTTTACCTACCTGTGCTTCATGGTGCTCGCGCCGTGGCAGCTGGGGAAGAACAGCCGGACGTCGCGGGAGAACCACCAAATCGAGCGTTCCCTGAACACCGACCCGGTGCCGGTGAAAACTCTGCTGCCGCAGCAGGATTCGTCCGCACCAGGCGCGCAGTGGCGCAGGGTGACGGCAACTGGGCATTTTTTGGCCGACGTGCAGGTGCTCGCCCGGCTGCGGGTGGTCGAGGGCGAGCAGGCGTTGGAGGTGCTGGCGCCCTTCGTCGTCGACGACGGGCCGACCGTCCTCGTCGACCGCGGCTACGTGCGACCCGAGCCGGGCGCTCATGTGCCGCCCATCCCCCGACCGCCCGACGGCGCCGTCACCATCACCGCACGCCTGCGTGACTCCGAGCCGATGGGTAAGGATCCGATCACCCGAGACGGCTTTCAACAGGTGAATTCGATTAACACCGAACAGCTTTCGGTGTTGATGAAAGTTCCGCTGGCCGGGTCCTACCTGCAATTGGTGGAAAATCAGCCGGGCGGTCTCGGTGTGATCGGCATCCCGCATCTGGACGCCGGGCCGTTTCTGTCTTACGGCATCCAGTGGATTACCTTCGGCATCCTGGCCCCGATCGGGTTGGGCTATTTCGTCTACTCGGAGTTCCGGGTGCGCCGCCAGCAGAAGCCGGCGCCTGCTACCGAAGCCCCGATGAGCGTCGAGGAGAAGCTCGCCGACCGCTATGGGCGCCGACGATAG
- a CDS encoding cobalamin biosynthesis protein → MFGSRTVGVLAGYLADLVLGDPQRGHPVAVFGRAATGVERFTYRDGRMAGVWHVCLLVGAVGLLGAAVRRSAAATALATWIALGGTTLARTGVSMAELLERDDIEAARRLLPSLCGRDPARLDSAGLARAALESIAENTSDAHVAPLLWASVGGVPAVLGYRAINTLDAMIGHRSPRYLRFGWAAARLDDAANFVPARATAALVVLCAGVVGGSPSGAVRAWRRDAAAHPSPNAGVVEAAFAGALGVRLGGPTHYHHELQIRPTLGDGREPTVADLRRAVLLSRVVQAAAALVVIIVNVGLSV, encoded by the coding sequence GTGTTTGGGTCGAGAACCGTTGGCGTGCTGGCCGGCTACCTGGCCGATTTGGTGCTCGGCGACCCGCAACGGGGGCATCCCGTCGCCGTGTTCGGCCGGGCGGCGACGGGCGTGGAGCGGTTCACCTACCGCGACGGCCGCATGGCTGGGGTGTGGCACGTCTGCCTGCTGGTCGGCGCGGTCGGCTTGCTGGGTGCGGCCGTGCGGCGGTCGGCGGCGGCCACCGCGTTGGCGACCTGGATAGCGCTGGGCGGAACGACCCTGGCGCGCACGGGCGTGTCGATGGCCGAGCTGTTGGAGCGCGACGACATCGAAGCTGCCCGACGGCTACTGCCCTCGCTGTGTGGACGCGACCCCGCCCGGCTGGATAGTGCGGGCCTGGCGCGCGCGGCGCTGGAATCGATCGCGGAGAATACCTCCGACGCTCACGTGGCGCCGCTGCTGTGGGCGTCGGTTGGGGGTGTGCCCGCGGTGCTGGGCTACCGCGCCATCAACACGTTGGACGCGATGATCGGGCACCGCTCGCCGCGGTATCTCCGATTCGGCTGGGCCGCAGCGCGATTGGATGATGCGGCCAACTTTGTCCCGGCACGTGCAACGGCGGCGCTGGTGGTGCTGTGCGCGGGCGTGGTCGGCGGATCCCCGTCGGGGGCGGTGCGGGCCTGGCGCCGCGACGCGGCGGCGCATCCCAGCCCCAACGCGGGCGTCGTCGAGGCGGCCTTCGCCGGGGCGCTCGGGGTGCGACTCGGCGGGCCCACCCACTACCACCACGAGCTGCAGATCCGGCCCACGCTGGGCGACGGTCGCGAGCCCACGGTAGCCGATCTGCGGCGGGCGGTGCTGTTGTCGCGGGTGGTGCAGGCGGCGGCCGCGCTCGTGGTGATCATTGTGAACGTAGGGCTTTCAGTGTGA
- a CDS encoding oxygenase MpaB family protein — MKRPATRVADLLNPAATLLPAANVIMQLSLPGVGYGVLESPVDSGNVYKHPFKRARTTGTYLAVATIGTETDRLLIRAAVDGAHRQVRSTSSSPVSYNAFDPKLQLWVAACLYRYFVEQHEFLHGPLGDDEADAVYHDAKRLGTTLQVPERMWPPDRVAFDEYWKRTLDELRIDPPVREHLRGVASVVFLPWPLRALAGPFNLFATTGFLAPEFRALMRLDWSEGQQRRFEWLLTALRLADRLIPHRAWLFGYQLYLWDMRARARRGMRIV; from the coding sequence ATGAAGCGGCCCGCCACCCGGGTCGCCGACCTATTGAACCCGGCCGCGACGTTGTTACCGGCCGCGAACGTGATCATGCAGCTGTCGTTGCCGGGCGTCGGCTACGGCGTGCTGGAAAGCCCGGTGGACAGCGGCAACGTCTACAAGCATCCGTTCAAGCGGGCCCGCACCACCGGCACCTACCTGGCGGTCGCGACCATCGGCACCGAAACCGACCGCTTGCTGATCCGCGCCGCGGTGGACGGTGCACATCGGCAGGTGCGATCCACGTCGTCGAGCCCGGTGTCCTACAACGCATTTGACCCCAAGCTGCAACTGTGGGTGGCCGCGTGCCTGTACCGCTACTTCGTCGAGCAACATGAGTTCCTGCACGGCCCACTCGGTGACGACGAGGCCGACGCGGTCTATCACGACGCCAAACGGCTGGGAACCACGCTGCAGGTGCCCGAGCGGATGTGGCCGCCGGACCGGGTGGCGTTCGACGAGTACTGGAAGCGCACGCTCGACGAGCTGCGCATCGACCCGCCGGTGCGCGAGCATCTGCGCGGGGTGGCGTCGGTGGTCTTTCTGCCGTGGCCGTTGCGGGCGCTGGCGGGCCCGTTCAACCTGTTCGCGACGACCGGGTTCTTGGCCCCGGAATTTCGCGCGCTGATGCGGCTGGACTGGTCGGAGGGCCAGCAGCGCCGCTTCGAATGGCTGCTGACCGCCCTGCGGCTTGCCGACCGTCTGATCCCGCATCGCGCCTGGCTCTTCGGCTATCAGCTGTACCTGTGGGACATGCGGGCGCGGGCGCGACGAGGCATGCGGATCGTCTAA
- a CDS encoding SDR family NAD(P)-dependent oxidoreductase, with product MSRLAGKVAVITGAGSGIGWAAAKRFAEEGARVVCADISGQERDTAELLGDAAVPVRVDVTTAADVQRMICTAVDSFGRIDILLNNAGFGGPHAALADIDEAVFDTILAINLKGVFLGMKYAIPAMLEAGGGAIVNTASASGLVGWKGLSCYAAAKAAVVQMTKSAALDYAQTNVRINAICPGMTYTGMAGGKPGDEAPAGDYLPTPMARWGEPAELAAAALFLASDEASFVTGAALAVDGGYSASGPLLSRSRKPG from the coding sequence ATGAGCCGTCTCGCGGGCAAGGTCGCGGTCATCACCGGCGCGGGCTCGGGTATCGGGTGGGCGGCCGCCAAACGATTCGCCGAGGAAGGCGCCCGCGTCGTCTGCGCCGACATCAGCGGGCAGGAACGCGACACCGCCGAGCTGCTCGGCGATGCCGCCGTGCCGGTGCGCGTCGACGTCACCACGGCCGCCGACGTCCAACGCATGATCTGCACCGCCGTCGACAGCTTCGGCCGAATCGACATCCTGCTCAACAACGCCGGATTCGGCGGCCCACACGCCGCCTTGGCCGACATCGACGAGGCGGTGTTCGACACCATCCTGGCGATCAACCTCAAGGGTGTCTTTCTCGGCATGAAGTACGCGATCCCGGCCATGCTGGAAGCCGGCGGCGGCGCCATCGTCAACACCGCCTCCGCGTCGGGACTGGTGGGGTGGAAGGGCTTGTCGTGCTACGCCGCGGCCAAAGCCGCGGTGGTGCAGATGACGAAATCCGCGGCGCTGGACTACGCCCAAACCAACGTGCGGATCAATGCGATTTGTCCCGGCATGACCTACACCGGCATGGCCGGAGGCAAACCCGGCGACGAGGCGCCCGCCGGTGATTACCTGCCGACGCCGATGGCGCGCTGGGGCGAACCCGCCGAATTGGCCGCGGCCGCTTTGTTTCTCGCGAGCGACGAAGCCTCATTCGTCACCGGCGCCGCGTTGGCCGTCGACGGCGGCTACTCTGCGAGCGGCCCCCTGCTCAGCCGGTCCCGCAAACCGGGTTAA
- a CDS encoding VOC family protein, with amino-acid sequence MTFPALNHVAVTVRDIEISGPWYCELLGAEPLTDDHDDAGYRYQVWLLSGGTLFGIHQHDRAAPDEKFSEHRVGLDHIAFGCANRAELETWVTRLNELGIEHGGIVDAPYGSGLSFRDPDGIALEFFALPG; translated from the coding sequence ATGACTTTCCCGGCACTCAACCACGTCGCCGTCACGGTCCGTGACATCGAGATCAGCGGGCCCTGGTACTGCGAACTTCTGGGCGCCGAGCCTCTTACCGACGACCACGACGACGCCGGCTACCGGTACCAGGTGTGGCTCCTGAGCGGCGGGACGCTATTCGGCATCCATCAGCACGACCGCGCTGCGCCCGACGAGAAGTTCAGCGAGCACCGCGTCGGGCTCGACCACATCGCCTTCGGCTGCGCGAACCGAGCCGAGCTGGAAACGTGGGTCACCCGGCTGAACGAGCTCGGCATCGAGCACGGCGGCATCGTCGATGCGCCTTACGGGTCGGGCCTGAGCTTCCGTGACCCCGACGGCATCGCCCTGGAATTTTTCGCGCTGCCCGGATAG
- a CDS encoding epoxide hydrolase family protein — MKPFRIDVADDVLDDLRSRLARTRWPEAECVDDWSQGIPLSYTRELAAYWANDYDWRSREAALNRFDQFTAEIDGLDIHFIHQRSPHEDAFPLVLTHGWPGSIVEFHKVIEPLTNPVSGRAEDAFHVVCPSLPGYGFSGKPTSTGWGVEKIAKAWDTLMLRLGYERYGAQGGDWGSAVTTQIGRNGGHCAAIHLNMAIGRPTKESLANPTEEEKRALAALAEHRNTGTGYSKQQSTRPQTLGYGLADSPVGQMAWIVEKFWAWSDCDGHPEKSFSRDELLDNVMVYWVTNTGASSARLYWQSFRSWGNMDRVELPTGIANFPAEVLSAPRSWCEPVYNITHWTDMPRGGHFAAFEQPELFVDDVRAFFATVR, encoded by the coding sequence GTGAAGCCGTTTCGTATCGATGTTGCTGATGATGTTCTCGATGATTTGCGCTCGCGGTTGGCGCGCACCCGATGGCCGGAGGCCGAATGTGTCGACGACTGGAGCCAGGGCATCCCGCTGAGCTACACGCGCGAGCTGGCCGCCTATTGGGCCAACGACTACGACTGGCGCTCGCGTGAGGCCGCGCTGAACCGGTTCGACCAGTTCACCGCCGAGATCGACGGGCTGGACATTCACTTCATCCACCAGCGGTCACCGCACGAGGACGCCTTTCCGTTGGTGCTAACGCACGGCTGGCCGGGCTCAATTGTGGAGTTCCACAAGGTGATCGAGCCGCTGACCAACCCTGTATCGGGACGCGCCGAGGACGCCTTCCACGTCGTGTGCCCGTCGCTGCCGGGATACGGCTTTTCGGGCAAGCCCACCAGCACCGGATGGGGTGTGGAAAAAATCGCCAAGGCCTGGGACACGCTCATGCTGCGCCTTGGCTACGAGCGCTACGGCGCCCAGGGCGGGGACTGGGGCTCGGCGGTCACCACACAGATCGGGCGCAACGGCGGGCACTGCGCCGCCATCCACCTGAACATGGCGATCGGCAGGCCGACGAAGGAATCGCTGGCCAACCCGACCGAGGAAGAAAAGCGGGCGTTGGCCGCGCTGGCCGAACACCGCAACACCGGCACCGGCTATTCCAAGCAGCAATCCACCCGGCCGCAGACCTTGGGATACGGCCTGGCCGATTCACCGGTGGGTCAAATGGCGTGGATCGTGGAGAAGTTCTGGGCGTGGTCGGACTGCGACGGCCACCCCGAGAAGTCGTTCAGCCGCGACGAGCTGCTGGACAACGTGATGGTCTATTGGGTGACCAACACCGGCGCGTCCTCGGCCCGCCTCTATTGGCAGAGCTTCCGGTCCTGGGGGAACATGGACCGCGTCGAATTGCCCACCGGCATAGCCAATTTCCCCGCCGAGGTGCTCAGCGCACCGCGGTCGTGGTGTGAGCCGGTCTACAACATCACGCATTGGACCGACATGCCGCGCGGCGGGCACTTCGCGGCGTTCGAGCAACCGGAATTGTTCGTCGACGACGTGCGCGCGTTCTTCGCGACGGTGCGCTGA
- a CDS encoding nitroreductase family protein, which produces MTQHEPLNMPLEEVMRTQRAIRRLKPDPVDDALVLHLLELAMKAPTGSNAQNWEFIVVKDRGVVTKLGRLTRRAWSVFGPAYQRTLRRRGDDKMLRTLKAVRWQVEHFDDIPVVVVACLKGTVAPWPPIAASSAYGSIYPAVQNLLLAARAAGLGAALITMPLWSTLLAKRALGLPRNVTPCAVIPLGWPMGKYGPTTRRPVGELVSLDRYGNRAFLEGAAS; this is translated from the coding sequence ATGACCCAACACGAACCGCTCAACATGCCCCTCGAAGAGGTGATGCGGACCCAGCGTGCCATCCGCCGTCTGAAGCCCGACCCGGTCGACGACGCGCTGGTGCTGCATCTGCTCGAGCTGGCGATGAAGGCGCCGACCGGTTCGAACGCGCAGAACTGGGAGTTCATCGTCGTCAAGGATCGCGGCGTGGTCACGAAGCTGGGCCGGTTGACTCGCCGGGCCTGGAGTGTCTTCGGGCCCGCCTACCAGCGCACCCTGCGCCGCCGCGGCGACGACAAGATGCTGCGGACGCTCAAGGCCGTGCGCTGGCAGGTGGAGCACTTCGACGACATCCCCGTCGTCGTGGTGGCATGCCTGAAGGGCACCGTTGCGCCTTGGCCCCCGATAGCCGCGAGCAGCGCCTACGGGTCCATCTATCCCGCGGTGCAGAACCTGCTGCTGGCGGCGCGCGCGGCCGGGCTGGGCGCGGCGCTGATCACCATGCCGCTGTGGAGCACGCTATTGGCCAAGCGTGCCTTGGGGTTGCCGCGGAATGTCACTCCGTGCGCGGTTATTCCGCTGGGCTGGCCGATGGGCAAGTACGGTCCCACCACGCGTCGGCCGGTCGGCGAACTCGTCTCGCTCGACCGATACGGCAACCGAGCGTTTCTAGAGGGCGCCGCCTCGTGA
- a CDS encoding adenosylcobinamide amidohydrolase encodes MHPRLTARVEQARSLPVLLWQFAEPRLCISSGPLGGGLGARNWVLNATVPLDYDRTDPDRHLTEIGSALNLAGTGCGLLTAVDVTRHHLAADGGVSTTATVGLSSPAWAAAPDGHFRREAPSGEHYPVGTINIVVAVPVRLSEAALVNAVATATEAKTQALYEVGVRATGTASDAVVVHCPTDGIAETYGGPRSAFGARIARAVHAAVRTGAQSWISGAPER; translated from the coding sequence GTGCATCCACGGTTGACCGCCCGGGTAGAGCAGGCTCGCTCGCTGCCGGTGTTGCTGTGGCAGTTCGCCGAGCCCCGACTGTGCATCTCGTCGGGCCCGCTGGGCGGCGGCCTCGGCGCCCGGAACTGGGTGCTCAACGCCACGGTCCCCCTCGATTACGACCGCACCGACCCGGACCGCCACCTGACCGAGATCGGCAGCGCGCTCAATCTCGCCGGCACCGGCTGCGGGCTGCTCACCGCCGTTGACGTGACCCGGCATCACCTCGCCGCCGACGGCGGCGTGTCCACCACGGCAACCGTCGGGCTGTCCAGCCCGGCCTGGGCGGCCGCGCCCGACGGGCACTTCCGCCGCGAGGCACCGTCCGGTGAGCACTACCCGGTGGGGACGATCAACATCGTGGTCGCGGTGCCGGTGCGGCTGTCCGAGGCAGCGCTCGTCAATGCCGTGGCCACCGCGACAGAAGCCAAAACGCAGGCGCTCTACGAGGTTGGGGTGCGGGCCACCGGCACCGCCTCGGACGCGGTCGTCGTGCACTGCCCGACCGACGGGATTGCGGAGACCTACGGCGGGCCGCGCTCGGCGTTCGGCGCCCGGATCGCACGAGCGGTGCACGCGGCCGTCCGGACCGGCGCCCAATCCTGGATTTCCGGCGCGCCCGAACGCTAG